From one Formosa sediminum genomic stretch:
- a CDS encoding sulfatase-like hydrolase/transferase: MKFLKFFIFTIIVLVTISEIGESKTETSAHTIEKRPNFLFVLVDDQSPLDLQIYNAKSILDTPNISKLAEEGIVFEDARHMGSMNGAVCTPSRHMIMSGRTLWHLPPSAQFQKQTGPHEIDDQTIGAIFNRAGYKTMRTCKKGNSYPGANRQFTVVHDATKRGGTEESGSAWHANQVLSYLEDREQTQEEAPFFIYFGFSHPHDTRNGTPELLEKYGAINHKDQNSLPPLNEKQPQLPENYLEAHPFFHGHPALRDEERVSGVWKNRDENTIRNELGREFACSENIDIQLGKVLKQLEKTGELDNTYIIYTSDHGMAIGRHGLQGKQNLYEHTWRVPFIVKGPGLDTGKRVKGNMYLLDVLPTLCDLAGIDIPETVEGKSIVPVLKGQQDEVRDVMYGVYAGGTKPGMRAVKKGDWKLIKYDVMDGTVRETQLFNLAKNPNEYLPEHHKSGDMETNLADNPKYADKLAEMEALLLEEMVTHDDPYRLWDQPQIQK; this comes from the coding sequence ATGAAATTTTTAAAATTTTTTATTTTTACCATAATTGTATTAGTTACAATTTCTGAAATAGGCGAATCGAAAACAGAAACATCAGCTCATACTATTGAAAAACGTCCAAACTTTCTGTTTGTGTTAGTCGACGATCAATCGCCTTTAGATTTACAAATTTATAATGCAAAATCAATTCTAGATACGCCTAATATCAGTAAATTGGCAGAAGAAGGTATTGTGTTTGAAGACGCCCGACATATGGGGTCTATGAACGGCGCTGTGTGTACACCATCACGGCACATGATTATGAGCGGACGAACGCTTTGGCATTTGCCTCCAAGTGCACAGTTTCAAAAACAAACAGGGCCTCATGAAATAGACGACCAAACTATAGGTGCAATTTTTAATCGGGCAGGGTATAAAACGATGCGTACCTGTAAAAAAGGAAATTCTTATCCTGGAGCAAACCGACAATTTACAGTAGTTCATGATGCAACAAAACGAGGCGGTACAGAAGAGAGTGGAAGCGCATGGCACGCTAATCAGGTGCTAAGTTATCTAGAAGATCGAGAACAAACCCAAGAGGAAGCTCCGTTTTTTATCTATTTCGGATTTTCACATCCACACGATACCAGAAACGGGACCCCAGAATTGTTAGAAAAATATGGAGCGATTAATCATAAAGATCAAAATAGCTTACCACCGTTAAATGAAAAACAACCACAATTACCAGAGAATTATCTAGAGGCTCATCCGTTTTTTCACGGACATCCAGCGCTTAGAGATGAAGAACGTGTGAGTGGCGTTTGGAAAAATAGAGATGAAAACACAATACGTAATGAATTAGGACGCGAATTTGCATGCTCAGAAAATATAGACATTCAGTTGGGAAAAGTTCTAAAACAACTTGAAAAAACAGGTGAATTAGACAATACTTATATTATTTATACTTCCGATCATGGCATGGCTATAGGAAGACATGGACTACAGGGTAAGCAAAATTTATACGAGCATACCTGGCGTGTACCTTTTATAGTGAAAGGTCCAGGTTTAGATACTGGTAAACGTGTAAAAGGGAATATGTACTTGTTAGATGTCTTACCAACTTTATGCGATTTAGCAGGGATAGATATTCCTGAAACTGTCGAGGGGAAAAGCATTGTTCCGGTGCTAAAAGGACAACAAGATGAGGTTAGAGATGTGATGTACGGCGTATATGCAGGAGGTACAAAACCAGGAATGCGCGCTGTAAAAAAAGGCGATTGGAAATTAATAAAATACGATGTCATGGACGGTACGGTTAGAGAAACACAACTCTTTAACTTGGCCAAAAACCCAAATGAATATCTTCCTGAACATCATAAATCTGGAGATATGGAAACCAATTTAGCCGATAATCCAAAATATGCAGACAAGTTAGCTGAGATGGAAGCTCTATTACTTGAAGAAATGGTTACTCATGATGATCCGTATAGATTATGGGATCAGCCACAAATACAAAAGTAA
- a CDS encoding alpha/beta hydrolase fold domain-containing protein: MNYQINILCTLFFCICTPLLVWAQNAKEQEILDTFLHKEKLVYKTVDGQDLDMTIFYPSPELMSAKNPWMMYVHGGGWAGGSPYNILKKATLETLKSLLGQGVICIAIEYRLAKGETNAYDAVVDAKDAARFLLKHAKQYKLHKKQYGIWGGSAGGHLSLVTTLGNNSNFKGETEFARYKPKFKCVVSYFPFTSCLNPDLRPNSIFEDGKLFERLLGAPLAEKPELAKLLSPTELLRKSSPPILLIHGDKDTVLPIINSTYMLEVSKEKKANVELLTIKNAGHSFHGESISPSITELNKYAVAFIMSHLN; this comes from the coding sequence ATGAATTATCAAATAAATATTTTGTGTACACTATTCTTTTGCATCTGTACACCACTACTTGTTTGGGCACAAAATGCTAAGGAACAAGAAATTCTAGATACTTTTCTGCATAAAGAAAAATTGGTGTATAAAACTGTAGATGGACAAGATTTAGATATGACTATTTTTTATCCAAGTCCAGAACTAATGTCTGCGAAAAATCCTTGGATGATGTATGTTCATGGTGGCGGATGGGCAGGAGGTAGTCCATATAATATTCTTAAAAAAGCGACTTTAGAAACACTTAAAAGCCTTTTAGGTCAGGGGGTGATTTGCATAGCTATAGAGTATAGATTGGCAAAAGGAGAGACTAATGCTTACGATGCGGTTGTAGATGCTAAAGATGCTGCTCGATTTTTATTAAAGCATGCAAAGCAATACAAACTCCATAAAAAACAATATGGAATATGGGGTGGTTCAGCTGGAGGTCATTTAAGTTTAGTAACTACTTTAGGTAATAATTCCAATTTTAAAGGAGAGACAGAATTTGCTAGATATAAACCAAAATTTAAATGTGTGGTCTCTTATTTTCCGTTTACATCGTGTTTAAACCCGGACTTAAGACCAAATTCTATTTTTGAAGATGGTAAACTTTTTGAAAGATTATTAGGTGCTCCTTTAGCAGAAAAACCAGAACTCGCAAAATTATTGAGTCCAACAGAATTATTAAGAAAGAGTAGTCCTCCTATTTTATTAATTCACGGAGATAAAGATACAGTGCTTCCTATCATAAATTCTACATACATGCTAGAGGTTTCCAAAGAAAAAAAAGCAAATGTTGAGTTACTCACTATTAAAAATGCTGGACATAGTTTTCATGGCGAATCTATTTCACCATCTATAACCGAATTAAATAAGTATGCTGTTGCATTTATAATGAGTCATTTAAACTAA